DNA sequence from the Pedobacter sp. W3I1 genome:
GCGATCACGAAAGCGGAACAAAATGCAATGAATTTTGCAAAATAGAAAATATCAATCAGATAAGAGAAAACTGCCCATTGGGTGTTTTTTTTGTTAAGGGCTTAATGTGTTAGCTAAGACTTGAAAAAGCACGGTGCGAACATACTGATTGTAAGTCTTTGCCATGAACATGGTGGTTTTTTACATCTACGCAGAAATATTGCTTTTAACCCCTCGTTTTTCCGTAAGGCTACGAAGTTAGAAAATATCATCGTTCGTCATTAACTGTTCATAATCGTACGACGCTTGTTCGATAATGAACAACAATTATTTCTTTTAAATCATAATTCGTTATATTACAGCTATTTACAACAAAAAAGAACGTTGGCATAGAATTTACCAATCAATAGTAGTAGGTATTGGCAGAAATTGAACTTCAATGTAATGATTAGACTCTATTTAAAAATAGCCTTGCGCAATCTTTGGAAAAACAAAACTTCCTCAATTATTAATATTGTCGGACTGGCGGTTGGTTTATCTGCCTGCCTCCTGCTATTACTATACGTTAACTACGAGTGGAATTTTGACCGGCAGTATAAAGATGCAGACAAGATCTATCAGGTGATGACTAATTTTCAGGATGCATCGGGAAAGATAACCAGCACCGGAAGCTCACCTGGCAATGGAATTGCGATGGCCATCAAAAGTAAGATACCGGAAGTAGATGCCATTACCCGCATTGCTGGTGGCAATGAGTCCCTCATCGCTAACCAACAAAATGGCTTTAGAAAGGTAGATCTTTTTGCGGATCCTGAGATCCTAAAAATATTCAATTATGAGTTTATTGTCGGCAATCCGGATATCGCACTGAATGCACCGAATGCGGTGGTGCTTACCGAAGAGACTGCCAAATTGTTATTTGGTACTACAGATGTATTAGACAAAACCGTAAAATATGCCAACAAAACAGATCTGAAAGTGACAGGTGTTATCAAAGACCCGCCAACCAACACTTTATTAGGATTTGATTATTTAATGCCCTGGTCTTTTTATCAGACGATTGATGAAGAGGCAAAAAATCCCGGCTGGGGCAATTTTAGTTTCCTGGCTATTGCAAAGGTAAACAACAGTTCGAAATTAGATCTGATCAACGCCAAGGTTAAGAAACTCTTCAATGAAAACTATACGGAACAAAGAAATGAAAACTTCTTATTTCCTTTTGCGGATACACATCTGTATGGCAAGTTTTTAAACGGTAAGAGTATAGGCGGCGATATTGACCGGATTTATCTCTTTGTTGCACTGGCCTTTGGCATTCTGCTAATCGCTTGTATCAATTTTATGAACATGACCACGGCCAAATCCGAACGCAGGGCTAAGGAAGTGGGAATTAGGAAAACGATCGGCGCAACTAGAGCTTCCCTGATTACACAATTCCTGACCGAAGCGATGATACTTACCACCGTTGCCGTGCTGATTGCACTAACTATTGTAGAAGCTAGTTTACCCATGTTCAATAACCTGCTGGGCATAGAAATAAAGATCAATTACAGTAATATAAGCTACTGGCTGGGTATTCTGTCAGTCGCCTTACTAACAACGCTGATGGCGGGAATCTATCCGGCACTGTACTTGTCTTCGTTCAATCCTATTCAGATCTTAAAGAAGAGAAGCGCCAGGGCTAAGCTCGTTCCATTTAACCTTAGGCAGGTATTGGT
Encoded proteins:
- a CDS encoding ABC transporter permease: MIRLYLKIALRNLWKNKTSSIINIVGLAVGLSACLLLLLYVNYEWNFDRQYKDADKIYQVMTNFQDASGKITSTGSSPGNGIAMAIKSKIPEVDAITRIAGGNESLIANQQNGFRKVDLFADPEILKIFNYEFIVGNPDIALNAPNAVVLTEETAKLLFGTTDVLDKTVKYANKTDLKVTGVIKDPPTNTLLGFDYLMPWSFYQTIDEEAKNPGWGNFSFLAIAKVNNSSKLDLINAKVKKLFNENYTEQRNENFLFPFADTHLYGKFLNGKSIGGDIDRIYLFVALAFGILLIACINFMNMTTAKSERRAKEVGIRKTIGATRASLITQFLTEAMILTTVAVLIALTIVEASLPMFNNLLGIEIKINYSNISYWLGILSVALLTTLMAGIYPALYLSSFNPIQILKKRSARAKLVPFNLRQVLVVSQFCFSIVLMIATLVIYKQIQFIKNRPVGYHINLLAEMPQNGELYDKFELFKEQLLRTGAVISVNQTSQSMSHVSNWFYGLKWPDMEKQGEEIVFNRLQTQYDLAKTNGIQILAGRDFSKSFASDTAGVLLSSTAVRIMKLKDPVGKSVILFDNKLKIIGVFKDFLWESPYRSGKPMIINFSKIHGGNINMRLNPANSLSRNIELISKVTKSINPQFPVEVKMVDELYAAKLQSEKILGILANLFGGIAILISCMGLYGLVAYSAEQRTKELGVRRVLGASVANIEPAFFIFSENGIGGCLYWCSACLLSDEQVADGI